Proteins co-encoded in one Oceanispirochaeta sp. M1 genomic window:
- a CDS encoding DinB family protein, protein MDLNGVARRQLFLCFEMLENLIERTPDTIWNEEKGGYVFWQQILHAISGSLFWLRTDTEEFSEPYEDLNVYPELEKKPENQLTKDQITQVLNEAEELAAYYFNRYSSEQLLMESVLVHKISGLDVVFMQIGHLQYHIGHCEAILRDAGMDVPEWLDVI, encoded by the coding sequence ATGGATTTAAACGGTGTTGCAAGAAGACAGTTGTTTCTATGTTTTGAGATGCTTGAGAATCTAATTGAAAGAACTCCTGATACAATCTGGAATGAAGAAAAAGGCGGTTATGTCTTTTGGCAGCAGATTCTCCATGCCATTTCGGGTTCCCTATTCTGGTTAAGGACCGATACTGAAGAATTTTCTGAACCTTATGAAGATTTGAATGTCTATCCGGAACTGGAGAAAAAACCTGAAAATCAGCTGACAAAGGATCAGATCACTCAGGTCCTGAATGAAGCTGAAGAATTGGCTGCTTACTATTTCAATCGATACAGTTCTGAACAGCTGCTGATGGAATCTGTCCTGGTACATAAAATATCGGGGCTGGATGTTGTCTTTATGCAGATAGGACACCTGCAGTATCATATAGGTCATTGTGAAGCTATTTTAAGAGATGCAGGCATGGATGTTCCTGAATGGCTTGATGTCATTTAG
- a CDS encoding phosphotransferase family protein — MKSNTKYELDNKTIVSLFEKAGIMGARDISHLGNGEFNSVYAADAEGKAYALKIAPIDNDGILSYEKNIMSQEVYYYTLMRDKAGIRVPEVYYSDFSCDIVATPFFIMERLQGTQIDQADLSDDQKKDAHKKLTAMAAQLHSVKGDQFGYRQTGLHDNWHLALHAMVTSLIEDCRNLGKNTRRAKKLLWFINLNREILEKVDCRLINFDIWPANIMCQKKEGAVDLAWIDPERCLWGDHIADFVCLDFNNMSLEHKTEMRALYNAVSDQPIGTSREEEIRYALMLGYLGVIMEVEKYARYSYFHFGYWRNVYVCSRIFRTCFKQLHGLTDK, encoded by the coding sequence ATGAAAAGTAATACCAAATATGAACTCGACAACAAAACAATTGTTTCTCTTTTTGAAAAAGCCGGTATTATGGGTGCCCGTGATATTTCACATCTGGGCAATGGTGAGTTTAACAGTGTTTATGCCGCAGATGCAGAAGGAAAAGCCTACGCTCTGAAAATAGCTCCTATCGATAATGACGGTATCCTTAGTTATGAAAAGAATATTATGTCTCAGGAAGTCTATTATTACACCCTGATGAGAGATAAGGCCGGTATTCGAGTTCCTGAAGTCTATTATTCAGACTTCAGCTGTGACATTGTAGCTACACCGTTTTTTATAATGGAGCGGCTACAGGGCACGCAGATTGATCAGGCTGACCTAAGTGATGATCAAAAAAAGGATGCACATAAGAAATTGACAGCCATGGCCGCACAGCTGCATTCTGTCAAAGGGGATCAATTTGGATACAGGCAGACCGGTCTTCATGACAACTGGCATCTGGCTTTGCATGCAATGGTTACCAGTCTGATCGAAGACTGCCGGAATCTGGGGAAGAATACACGCCGTGCAAAGAAACTGCTTTGGTTTATCAATCTTAATAGAGAGATTCTTGAGAAAGTTGACTGTCGTTTAATCAATTTTGATATATGGCCGGCAAATATAATGTGTCAGAAGAAAGAAGGCGCTGTTGATCTTGCCTGGATAGATCCTGAACGATGTCTCTGGGGTGACCATATCGCAGATTTTGTCTGTCTGGATTTTAATAATATGTCTCTTGAACATAAGACCGAAATGAGAGCTCTGTATAATGCAGTCTCTGATCAACCTATCGGTACGAGTAGGGAGGAAGAGATCCGCTATGCCCTTATGCTGGGCTATCTCGGAGTCATTATGGAGGTTGAGAAATATGCCCGGTACTCATACTTTCATTTCGGCTACTGGAGGAATGTTTATGTTTGTTCCAGGATATTTAGAACCTGCTTTAAACAACTCCACGGGCTGACAGATAAATAG
- a CDS encoding metallophosphoesterase, producing MKIAVISDIHGNLSALEKIAESLKHEAVDKIVFLGDLIMTGPRPKEVFELLSDMNPDVWIKGNSDDWLAELPDFEPVSDLEKILKDMGLWARDRINSRIEKELLSKPVSTEKEYASQLFNFCHGTPYSHSHAILQESTSAFLESELSNIKADKIVCGHTHLRFSMTFKDKLIKNFGAVSMPGKDFSRLARYGIIHIADTVCFEDRECEYDFAAYIDDLKNLDYPGNFLIFPKYGLRVYSST from the coding sequence ATGAAGATTGCTGTAATCTCAGATATTCATGGTAATCTTTCTGCTCTTGAGAAAATTGCTGAATCTCTTAAACATGAGGCTGTTGATAAGATTGTTTTTCTGGGAGATCTGATTATGACCGGACCCCGGCCGAAAGAGGTCTTTGAGCTGTTGTCGGATATGAATCCTGATGTCTGGATAAAAGGAAACTCTGATGACTGGTTGGCGGAATTACCTGATTTTGAACCCGTCAGTGATTTGGAAAAAATACTGAAAGATATGGGACTCTGGGCCCGGGACAGAATAAATTCCCGCATTGAGAAAGAGCTGCTGTCTAAGCCGGTCTCAACTGAAAAAGAGTATGCTTCACAGCTCTTTAATTTCTGTCATGGAACACCGTATTCTCATTCACATGCAATTCTACAGGAGAGTACGAGTGCTTTCCTTGAATCTGAATTATCAAATATTAAGGCTGATAAAATTGTCTGTGGGCATACACATCTTCGATTTTCTATGACTTTCAAAGATAAGCTGATAAAAAACTTCGGTGCAGTGAGTATGCCGGGTAAGGATTTTTCCCGCTTGGCACGATACGGAATAATTCATATTGCTGATACTGTCTGTTTTGAAGACAGGGAGTGTGAGTATGATTTTGCGGCTTATATTGATGATCTTAAAAACCTTGATTATCCAGGTAATTTTCTGATCTTTCCTAAATATGGTCTTAGGGTATACAGTAGTACTTGA